CCGAGACAGACCGCGAACAGGCCGACCCGGAAGTCCGCTTCGATCCCACTCTCGCCCTGTATGCGGGACCGGACGGGCTGGAGGTGGCGCGGCCCCTGGCGGCGGAGGCCGTGGCGGCCCTCGTGCCGGGCGGCGTGCTGCTGCTGGAACTCGATCCACGCAACGCGGCCCCATTTGCCGCCGAACTCCGGGAACAGGGCTGGCAGGCCGAGGTTCTCCCCGACCTCGCGGGACGGGTGCGGTTTGTGCGGGCGGGAAGGCGTGAGGCGTTAGGGAAAAGAGCAGGGGACGCGCCTTTTCTAAGCCCTCAAACCTAGTTCCTGACCCCTTCCCCGCACGGCCTCACCTTGCCGGGCTTCATGCGGTGTTAAGGTGACCTACGGCAATCCTCTACCCGGTTCGGGCAGGTTGCACAGCTCCTCACCCCTTCCACCCGCGTCCCGCGAGACGCCCCGTGCCCCGCACGGTAAGCCCGCCCGAGAGGCGGCGATGGAGGCCCGCCCATGAACAGCCACGCGCAATCCACGAGCGTCCGCCCGCAGCCCATGCCGGGGACGCTCGCCCTACTTTGGGAGTCCTGGCATGAAGCTTGAGCAACGGTACGAAGGCAAGGCGAAAAAGGTCTACGCGACCGAGAACCCCCTGGAATACGTGGTGGAGTACAAAGACGACGCCACCGCCTTCAACGGCGTGAAGCGCGCCCAGATTCAGGGCAAGGGCGAGATCAACAACGCGATCACCGCCCACCTCTTCCCCCTGCTGGAACGGGCAGGCGTGCCCACCCACTTCCTCGAAAAGCTCAGCGACCGCGAACAGCGCGTGCGTGCGGTCACGATCATTCCCGTCGAGGTGATCGTGCGGAATGTCGCGGCGGGGAGCTTTGCCAAGAGGCTCGGTCTGGAGGAAGGCACGCCCCTGGCCCGCCCCGTCGTCGAATACTGCTACAAGAGTGACGCGCTGGGCGATCCCCTGATCAACAGCGATACCGCCGTCGCCCTCGGCTGGGCCAGCGAGGCCGACCTGAAGCGCATCCGCGAACTCGCGCTGAAGGTGCGGGATTTCCTGGTGCCCTACTTCGAGCAGCGCGGCATCCGCCTGGTGGACTTCAAGCTGGAATTCGGCCGGACGCCGGACGGAACCATCGTCCTGGCCGACGAGATCAGCCCCGACACCTGCCGCTTCTGGGACGCCGAGACGAACGAGAAGCTCGACAAGGACCGCTTCCGCCGCGACCTGGGCGGGGTGGAGGACGCCTATGCGGAAATGCTGCGGCGCGTGACGGGGGAAGGGGTCAGGGATTAGGTTTGAGGGCTTAGGAACAGCCCCAACCTCACTTTCCCCCCTTCCTGCTTTTCCTGACTCCTAACGACTAACCCCTAATCCCTGAGGTTTCCATGCCCACCTACCACGCCAAAGTCTTCGTCACCCTCAAGCCTTCCATCCTCGATCCGCAGGGGCGCACCGTCGAGCGGGCGCTGTCGCACCTGGATTACGCGAACGTGTCGGGCGTGCGCGTCGGCAAGTACATCGAACTCACGCTGAGCGGCGAGCGGGCGGAAGTGGAAAGCCAACTGGCCGACATCGTGGAGAACGTGCTGAGCAATCCCATCATGGAAAACGCGCGCTGGGAGCTGGAAGCTGTGCCTATGCAGGAAGGGCGCGAGGTGGCGGGCGCGTGAAGACCGCCGTGATTCAATTCCCCGGCTCCAACTGCGACGCCGACGCGCTGCACGCCGCGCGACTGACGCTGGACCCGGAGGCGCAGTTCGTGTGGCACACCGAGGCGGGCCTGCCAGAAGGCACCGAGCTGGCGTTCCTGCCGGGTGGCTTTTCCTACGGCGACCACCTCCGCTCCGGCGCGATTGCCGCCCGCAGCCCGATCATGGCCGCCGTGAAGGAACATGCCGAGCGCGGCGGGTACGTGCTGGGCGTGTGCAACGGCTTTCAGGTGCTGACCGAGGCGGGACTCCTGCCCGGTGCCCTCTCGCGCAACCGTGACCTGCACTTTCACTGCGCGCCGGTCCACTTGCGCGTGGAGAACCACCAGACTGCCTTCACGGGCGCGTACGAGGCGAATCAGGTCATCGAAATCCCCATCGCCCACGGTGAGGGCAACTACTACGCCGACCCCGAAACGATTGCCCGCCTGGAGGCCGAGGGCCGCGTGGTCTTCCGCTACGTGGACAATCCCAACGGCTCCCTCAACGACATCGCCGGAATCATCAACGAGGACGGCAACGTGCTGGGCATGATGCCGCACCCCGAGCGGGCGGTGGAGTTGCTGCTGGGGAGCGCGGACGGGCTGGGGATGTTCGAGAGCCTGAAAGCGAAGTAACACTTAACTCTTCGTACTACAGTAAGATGACAGTATGACGCTACGCCTCAACCTGGGACGTTACCTGCAAGAACATGACATCTCCGCGTACCGGCTGGTGCAGGAGGTGAAAGGCCGCGTTGCGCCCAACACGGTCTACAGCCTGGCCCGCAAGCCTGTGCAGCGCATCGACCTGGATACCGTCGCCAAGATTTTGCAGGCGCTGGGGCGCGTCAGGGGTGAGAAAGTCGCCATCACGGAGATGCTGGAGGACGTGCCTGACGCGCCCCAGACGGCAATACCGCCCGTCTACGATGCCAGCAACCGCAAGGTGTTCAAGTACAACGGCTACCGTGCCAAAGTCGCCCCCGGCCCCTCGGCTCAGGAGATTCTGGATGACCTGCGGGGACATGTGGAATGACCACGCTGTATCTGGATTCCAACGCCTTCGTCAAGCTGTTCACGGACGAAAACCTGGGTGAAGCCGCACAAGTCGAAGCTGCCCTTGAGAAAAGCAGCGACCTCGCCAGCAGCGCCATCACTTACGCAGAGGTCTGCGGTGTCTTTGCCCGTCAGCTTCAGCAGGGGCGCATGAGCGAGGAGGTGTACTGGACGACCCGGCAAGCCTTTGAAGACAACTGGGAGCAGGTCAATGTCGTTGAAGTCTCTGCCACCGTCTCCAAAATCGCCGCTGACGTCCTGAAGGCTCAACAGGGCCTCCGCGCGATGGACGCCCTCCACCTCGCCTCGGGCCTCGCCTTGCGCGGAAGCACCGAAATCAAGTTCCTGACCTTTGACGTGAGGCTGCAAGACGCTGCCGGGAAGCTGATGCCGGAGCAGCATAATGAATGAGGCTGAGGCTCGAATGTTGCTTTCAACAGACGCCGGAATGTGGGCCGTCTGGGATAGGCAAACCTTCCAACACATCACGGGCTACGAGGAGTGGGAGGATGAGCTTGGCGAGGACAAGGATATTCTTCGTCATATTGCTTCGGGAGCCTTCGTGCCGATTTATATCCGCGCCGACGGCGCTGCCGAATTCACACTACGAGTTTCCAGAAACCCCAGCCTGACCGACAGGGAGCAGAAGTATCTCTTCTTGAAATCAGATTCGTATCTTTTGGAGACAGAAGACTCATGCGCTCTCAGTGCTATAGAAGAAATTGGACATGAACCGGAGCGTGCTATCCGATTCAAGCTTCCGCCGGGAATCTACACCGTCCGGGTACACATGTTGGATTGGAACGCCGAGTGCAAAGATCAAGGCATGGACCCAAGCAGCGGCGTTACTTTGCCCGATTACGTGATTCTCATATCTCCTGCAACGGAGAGGACGGGCTATCGCCAAAAGCTAGACACCTTTGAGCCACCACGAGGCTCTTCTGAGGCTGACAATGACTAACGTTACCCCCCCTCAATCCCTTCGCCCCCAGGCCGCCACCTTCGGCCTGACCACCGAGGAATACGACCTCCTCATCGAAGGCATCGGGCGCGAGCCGAACGCGCTGGAGGCCGCCATCGTCGGCGCGATGTGGTCCGAGCACTGCGGGTACAAGAACTCGCGGCCCCTCTTCCGCGCCTTTCCCACGACCGGGCCCCAGGTGCTGCAAGGCCCCGGCGAAAACGCGGGCGTCGTGGATATCGGGGAAGGCTGGGGCGTGGCCTTTAAGATGGAGAGCCACAACCACCCCTCGGCGGTGGAACCCGTGCAGGGCGCGGCGACCGGCGTGGGCGGCATCCTGCGCGACATCTTCGCAATGGGCGCGCGGCCCTTCGCCGTGCTGGACTCCCTGCGCTTCGGCAACCCCGACAGCCCCCGCACCCGCTTCCTGCTGAACGGCGTGGTGGAGGGCATCTCTCACTATGGGAACGCGATTGGCGTGCCGACCGTGGGCGGCGAGGTGACCTTCCACCCCTCCTATCAGGAAAATCCGCTGGTGAACGTGATGGCCCTGGGCCTGCTGCGCCACGAGGATCTGGCGAAGGGGACGATGGGCGCGGTGGGCAACCAGATTGTCTACGTTGGCTCCAAGACCGGGCGCGACGGGCTGGGGGGCGCGGTGTTCTCGTCCGCCGACCTCAGCGCGGCCAGTCAGGCGGACCGCCCCGCCGTACAGGTGGGCGACCCCTTCATGGAAAAACTGCTGCTGGAGGCCACATTGGAGGCCATCCAGGCGGGCCTGGTCGCGGGCGTGCAGGACATGGGCGCGGCGGGCCTGGTGTCCAGCACGTGCGAGATGGCCTACCGCGCGGGCTTGGGCATCACGATGGACCTCGACCTCGTGCCCACCCGTGAGAGCGGTATGGTGCCGATGGAACTGTGCCTCAGCGAGTCGCAGGAGCGGATGATCCTGGTGCCGGTGCCCGGGCGCGAGCAGGAACTGCTGGACCTCCTCGCCAAGTGGGAACTGGACGTGGTGACCATCGGGGAGGTGGAGGCGCATGACCGCTACCGCCTGACGTGGAAGGGCGAGGTGGTGTGCGACCTGCCCGTCGCCCTGCTGAACGAGGCCCCCAAGTACACCCGCGAGGGCGTGGAATCTGAGGAAATCAAGGCCAGGCGCGAGCGTGACCTCAGCGGCGTGCCCGTCCCCGGCGACCTGGGCGCGGTGCTGGTGGACCTGCTCTCGCACCCCACGATTGCCAGTAAACGCCCGATCTTCGAGCGGTACGACTATCAGGTGATGACGAACACGGTGCTGGTGCCGGGCGCTGCCGACGCCGCCGTGCTGCGTGTGAAGGGCAGCCGGATGGGCGTGGCCGCGACCTCCGACTGCAACCCGCGCTTCGTGTACCTCGATCCCTACAAGGGAGCCGCCGCCGCCGTCGCGGAAGCTGCCCGCAACCTCGCCTGCGTGGGCGCGACGCCGCTCGCCATCACCGACAACCTCAACTTCGGGAACCCACACAACCCCGAGGTGTACTTTCAGCTTCAGCAGGCGGTGCAGGGCATCGCGGACGCCTGCCGCGCACTGAATACGCCCGTCACGGGCGGCAACGTGAGCCTCTACAACCAGTACACCGAGGGGGATCACAAGGTCGCCATTCACCCCACACCCACCATCGGCATGGTCGGCGTCCTGCCTGACGTGACGCAGCGCGCCACCATGAACCTGAAGGCCGGGCCGCAGACCCTCTACCTGCTGGGCCGCCACGCGACCACCATCGGCGCCTCGCAGTACCTCGAAACCGTGCACGGGCTGGAGGCGGGGCAGGTTCCGGACCTCGACTTGGAGCTGGAAAAGCGCGTGATCAAGGGCACCCTCGCCCTGATTCGTGCCGGGTTGACGACCACCGCACACGACTGCTCGGAAGGCGGGCTGGCGGTGGCGCTGGCCGAGATGGCGATTGCGGGCGGGCAGGGGCTGAAGGTCGAACTGAAGGCCCCGGAAGGCGCGCGCCCCGATGCCGTGCTGTTCGGGGAAGCGCACAGCCGCGTGATCGTGGCGATTCCGCTGGGCCACGAGCAGGCGGCGCAGGAGGTGCTGGATGGCCTGGGGGTCCCCTATACGGCGCTGGGCGAGAGCGGTGTGGGCAGTGACCGCGTCACCATTTCGGTCACGGGGGCAAACGTACAGTTGAGCGTGAACCTTGAGACGCTGAGAACGGCCTTTGAGACGCCGCTGCGGGAGATTCTGGCGTGATCTTCGATCCTGCCACCGACAAGCCGCAGGACGAATGCGGCGTGTTCGGCCTCTACTCGCCCCAGCCGAACGATCTCGCCTGGCTCACGTACCTGGGCCTCTTTGCCCTCCAGCACCGCGGGCAGGAGGCGGCGGGTATGTGCGTCAGCGACGGCGAGAAGTTCCACGTGGACAAGGACCTGGGGCTGGTGACGCAGGTCTTCGACGAGCGGCGGCTGGACGGCCTGCGCCTGCCCAATGCCCACGTGAGCATCGGCCACGTGCGCTACTCCACCACCGGCTCGAATCTGCGCTTCAACGCCCAGCCCCTCACCACCCGCACCAACAAGGGCATCCTGGGCCTGGCGCACAACGGCAACTTCGTGAACGCCCGCGAGGTCCGCAGCGCGATGCTGATGGAAGGTGCCCTCTTCCAGACCACCAACGACTCGGAAGTGATGCTGAACCTGATCGCCCGCGAGTCGCACATGGACCTGATCGAGGCGACGGCGGGCGCGATGAAGCAGCTCAAGGGCGGCTACGCCTGCGTGCTGATGAGTCGCCACACGCTGCTGGGCTTCCGCGACCCGCACGGTGTCCGGCCGCTGGTGATCGGGCAGCGGGAGGACGGCGCGTGGGTGCTGGCCTCCGAACCCTGCGCCCTGTACGCAGTCGGCGCGAAACTCATCCGCGACGTGCAGCCCGGCGAACTGGTGTGGTTCGACAGAGGCGGCCTGCACTCCCTGTTGGTCGAACCCAGGCGGCCCACGCCCTGTTCCTTCGAGTGGATTTATTTTGCCCGCAGCGACGGCGA
The window above is part of the Deinococcus metallilatus genome. Proteins encoded here:
- the purC gene encoding phosphoribosylaminoimidazolesuccinocarboxamide synthase, whose product is MKLEQRYEGKAKKVYATENPLEYVVEYKDDATAFNGVKRAQIQGKGEINNAITAHLFPLLERAGVPTHFLEKLSDREQRVRAVTIIPVEVIVRNVAAGSFAKRLGLEEGTPLARPVVEYCYKSDALGDPLINSDTAVALGWASEADLKRIRELALKVRDFLVPYFEQRGIRLVDFKLEFGRTPDGTIVLADEISPDTCRFWDAETNEKLDKDRFRRDLGGVEDAYAEMLRRVTGEGVRD
- a CDS encoding helix-turn-helix domain-containing protein, which translates into the protein MTLRLNLGRYLQEHDISAYRLVQEVKGRVAPNTVYSLARKPVQRIDLDTVAKILQALGRVRGEKVAITEMLEDVPDAPQTAIPPVYDASNRKVFKYNGYRAKVAPGPSAQEILDDLRGHVE
- the purQ gene encoding phosphoribosylformylglycinamidine synthase subunit PurQ — translated: MKTAVIQFPGSNCDADALHAARLTLDPEAQFVWHTEAGLPEGTELAFLPGGFSYGDHLRSGAIAARSPIMAAVKEHAERGGYVLGVCNGFQVLTEAGLLPGALSRNRDLHFHCAPVHLRVENHQTAFTGAYEANQVIEIPIAHGEGNYYADPETIARLEAEGRVVFRYVDNPNGSLNDIAGIINEDGNVLGMMPHPERAVELLLGSADGLGMFESLKAK
- the purF gene encoding amidophosphoribosyltransferase, whose protein sequence is MIFDPATDKPQDECGVFGLYSPQPNDLAWLTYLGLFALQHRGQEAAGMCVSDGEKFHVDKDLGLVTQVFDERRLDGLRLPNAHVSIGHVRYSTTGSNLRFNAQPLTTRTNKGILGLAHNGNFVNAREVRSAMLMEGALFQTTNDSEVMLNLIARESHMDLIEATAGAMKQLKGGYACVLMSRHTLLGFRDPHGVRPLVIGQREDGAWVLASEPCALYAVGAKLIRDVQPGELVWFDRGGLHSLLVEPRRPTPCSFEWIYFARSDGELDGVDIHASRIRMGEQLAREKPVEADIVVPVPDSGIGAAIGYARESGIPFDYGLYKNPYAGRTFIAPTQEARELKVKMKLSPTSAVRGKRVILVDDSIVRGTTSRQIVNLLREAGAREVHFRVSSPPITHPCFYGIDTAARKELVASTHSVEEIRELIGADTLAFISEPGLRQAIGGQGLCGACFTGEYPAGTPLLNDVDKLALEV
- a CDS encoding type II toxin-antitoxin system VapC family toxin; translated protein: MTTLYLDSNAFVKLFTDENLGEAAQVEAALEKSSDLASSAITYAEVCGVFARQLQQGRMSEEVYWTTRQAFEDNWEQVNVVEVSATVSKIAADVLKAQQGLRAMDALHLASGLALRGSTEIKFLTFDVRLQDAAGKLMPEQHNE
- the purL gene encoding phosphoribosylformylglycinamidine synthase subunit PurL, producing MTNVTPPQSLRPQAATFGLTTEEYDLLIEGIGREPNALEAAIVGAMWSEHCGYKNSRPLFRAFPTTGPQVLQGPGENAGVVDIGEGWGVAFKMESHNHPSAVEPVQGAATGVGGILRDIFAMGARPFAVLDSLRFGNPDSPRTRFLLNGVVEGISHYGNAIGVPTVGGEVTFHPSYQENPLVNVMALGLLRHEDLAKGTMGAVGNQIVYVGSKTGRDGLGGAVFSSADLSAASQADRPAVQVGDPFMEKLLLEATLEAIQAGLVAGVQDMGAAGLVSSTCEMAYRAGLGITMDLDLVPTRESGMVPMELCLSESQERMILVPVPGREQELLDLLAKWELDVVTIGEVEAHDRYRLTWKGEVVCDLPVALLNEAPKYTREGVESEEIKARRERDLSGVPVPGDLGAVLVDLLSHPTIASKRPIFERYDYQVMTNTVLVPGAADAAVLRVKGSRMGVAATSDCNPRFVYLDPYKGAAAAVAEAARNLACVGATPLAITDNLNFGNPHNPEVYFQLQQAVQGIADACRALNTPVTGGNVSLYNQYTEGDHKVAIHPTPTIGMVGVLPDVTQRATMNLKAGPQTLYLLGRHATTIGASQYLETVHGLEAGQVPDLDLELEKRVIKGTLALIRAGLTTTAHDCSEGGLAVALAEMAIAGGQGLKVELKAPEGARPDAVLFGEAHSRVIVAIPLGHEQAAQEVLDGLGVPYTALGESGVGSDRVTISVTGANVQLSVNLETLRTAFETPLREILA
- the purS gene encoding phosphoribosylformylglycinamidine synthase subunit PurS, which translates into the protein MPTYHAKVFVTLKPSILDPQGRTVERALSHLDYANVSGVRVGKYIELTLSGERAEVESQLADIVENVLSNPIMENARWELEAVPMQEGREVAGA